The genomic interval TATTCGTATATTTGAAAAAATACACGTTCTTATCGTTCGTTCCGGCCCTGCCGTGGCCGTATCTCATGGTCGGACTGTCCTATATATTATTCAGGGTCCTGCATCTTGCCGCGGACATATACGGCGGCGCGATAAAGGAAAGGATATCATCGACGGTATTTTTTAATTATACATGCTCTTTTCTCACCTTTATCGCGGGGCCTATCCAGCGTTATGAGGAATTCGCCGCCCAGGCCGAAGCCGCCGGGGAGAAGGCCGTTTCGCAAGACCAGGCATTCTCGTCGTTCTCCAGGATGCTGAACGGCCTTCTGAAGATAGCGATACTGTCGCCGTTCCTGCTTGCGATACATAGCGAGTTCCTGAGCCGCGTGGCAGAGACAAGATACGCGCTCACCATGCAAAGCGCATTTATTACATATGTGGGCGCGTCGTTCTTTTACACGCTTTACCTGTATATCAACTTTTCCGGATACATGGACGTAGTGATAAGTATCGGCCGTTTCTTCGGGTTCGATCTGCCGGAAAATTTTAATAAGCCGCTTTCGAGGTCGCGCAGCTTCCTCGACCTTTGGTCAAGATGGCACATGACCCTTTCGGACTGGTTCAAATTTTACGTGTTTAATCCGCTTGTGAAATTCATGACATACAAGCGGGAGAACCCGGCGCTGATCCCATATTATGCCGTCGCGGCGTTCTTCGTAACATTCCTTTTAATGGGGATATGGCACGGCACGTCGTATTCGTTCGTCGTCTTCGGACTTTTTCTCGCTTTCGGCACGAGCGTCAATAAGCTTTACGACATAGTGATGCGCCGTCTCGTCGGGAAAAAGGCGTATGGACAGCTGTGCGATAACGGCATTTACGCAGCGATATGTTCCGGGCTTACATTCTCTTATTTCAGCATGGGGCTCACGTGCCTCTGGCTGGATTTTGACAGGCTAATCAGCCTATTTTCCGGGCTTGGGATCGCGGGATCCGCGGTTATCTTTATTTTAGGCGGACTGCTGGCCGCGGCCATTATTGTGTCATACCGGGCTCTCACGACTATAGTTTCAGGTATGCGTAGACTTATCTGGCGGGCCGCTGAAAATTTTTATTTGAAACAGTTAGGTCTTTCGTTCAAGGCCTTTGTGCTGCTGCTCTTCGTGGTATCTAAACTGCAGACGGTGCCAGAATTCATATATAAGGCATTCTGATATGAAAGCTGTAGCAAGACAATTTTTGATACTGGCGGTATTCTTCGCGGTGTGGTATATGTCCGCGATCGCGCTTTCTTACGCTTTTTTTCCGCAGACGGTGATCCCGAAGCCGGTAGATACTCAGGAGGCGGATCGTACGATATACCAGGTGCCGTCGAGATACATTACGATGTGCATGCCCAATTTCGCGAAGTCGGCGGATAAGAAGATATTCATAGTGGGCTCTTCCAATGCGCGGGAGGGATTCCGGCCGGAGGAGCTCGAGGAATATGCGCCCGGCCGGGAGATATTCAATCTCGGCATGGGCTCATCGAACATCACGCAGGCGCGCGATACGGCGGATCTGGTGTGCGCAGTATTCCCGGAGTCGTCCATAAAGGGATCCGTCTTCGTCCTCGGGATATGGTACGGCTTATTCGTGACGGACGATATGCGCTGGGGCCGAAAACCGCCGGATCTGGTAACGGAGGAAACGCGCTACGGTCTCTACAGGACGTCCGGGGATGAAGTCAGCCTTTCGGTCAGGCCGGAGCTCTTACCTTATATAGTGACGATACTGCGGCCGTATCTATTGCTGCATGCGCCCATGTACAAGTTCTATTCGTTCGTCGAGGATCTTAAGACTTTTGCGCATAATGTGCTCAGGGAGAGGAAGATCGACCTGTCGGTGTTTAGGCCCGGCTATCCGGTGGTCGATCAGGCATATAAAGATGCTGCGCTCAGGCGTTGGAGCGATTACATGGGGCCGCGTATAGGCCGCCTGCAGAACGAGCAATTCGAAAAGCTGCTTGAGCTGTGCCGGCTGCTTGATAGGCGCGGTGCGCGACTTGTCATAGTCGATATGCCGCTTCCCGCGTGGCACAGGAACGCTTCGCCGTTTTACGGGGATTACCGCGCGAAGGTCGGGTATTACATGGAAAAGGCGCGGCGGTCCGGCAATGTCCGCTATATCGACATGTCGGGCATTGCGCCTGATGAAGATTTTTACGATTCCGCCCATCCCAAGAGGGGAAGAACGAAAGGGTGGAGCGCAAAACTGAAAGAGGCAATATTATGAAGATATTCGTATCGACATCGTCATTCGGGAAAATTGACAGGTCTGCCGTCAATATGCTGAAGAAGAAGGGATGTGTTGTTAGCTTCAATCCGCATGGCAGGACGATGAGCGAGGCGGAAATCGGCGCCGCCATAAAGGATGCTGACGGCCTTATAGCGGGAACCGAGCCGCTCACGAGGAGAGTGATGGAAGGCGCCCGCAGCCTGAAGGTCATATCGCGCTGCGGCACGGGGATGAGCAATATCGACATGTCCGCGGCGGGAAGCGCGAACATTAAGGTATTCAACACTCCCGATGCCGCAACATCGGCGGTGGCGGAGCTGACGGTCGGACTTATGCTCGGCATTCTGAGAAAAACGGTTGCTATGGACGCGTCGATCAGGAAAGGCAAGTGGGACAAGTCCATGGGCAGTCTCCTGTGCGGCAAGAGAGTCGGGATCATCGGTTTCGGCAGGATAGGCAGGAGCGTCGCGGCGCTGCTGAAGCCTTTCGGATGCGAAATAGCGTTCGCGGATCCGCGTGTCAATTCCGCGCCCTCCGGTATCCGCCGGATGGGAGCAGGCGCGCTGCTCCGATGGGCCGATATAGTGACGATCCACGTCTCGTCGAAAGATGAGCTGATAGGAGCCAAGGAGCTGCGCATGATGAAGAAGGGGTCGTGGCTTGTCAATGTCTCGAGGGGCGGTGTTGTAAATGAAGATGCCCTCTACGGCGCGTTGAAGGATGCCCATCTTGCGGGCGCGGCGCTGGATGTGTTCGAAGAAGAACCATATAACGGCAGGCTTACTGAGCTAGACAATATAATACTGACTCCGCATATAGGTTCGTACGCAAGGGAGTCGCGGATACTTATGGAGAGAGAAGCCGTGCAAAACTTATTAAAAGGACTGAAAGCGAGGTAACGATGAAGGTCGTTGTATTCGGAGGTTCGGGGTTCATAGGGAGCCACGTGGCGGATGCGCTTAGTCACGCCGGCCATGATGTGACTGTCTACGATATGGTCAGATCACCTTATCTTGCGCACAGGCAAAAGATGGTGATCGGCGACATCATGGACGATCTCCTCGTAGAGAAGACGCTGAAAGGCTGCGATGTTGTCTATAACTTCGCCGGCATAGCTGATCTCGATGAGGCGAGCAGAAAGCCGCTCGAGAGCGTTAAGTCTAACATAGTAGGAAATTCCATAATACTGGAGGGGTGCCGTAAATTTAAGGTAACGAGGTTCGTTTTTGCAAGCTCCCTGTATGTATATTCGAAGGCGGGCGCTTTTTACAGGAGCACGAAGCAGGCATGCGAGCTGCTGATAGAGAATTACGAAGAGGTCTTCGGCCTGAAATACACGATATTAAGGTACGGCTCGCTCTATGGCCCCCGCGCCAACGGCGGCAATTTCATACACAAGATACTTAAGCAGGCGTTCGACGATAAAAGGATTGTCAGGCAGGGCGACGGCGAAGAGATACGCGAATACATACACGCGCTCGACGCGGCGCGTCTCAGCGTCGACATCCTGTCCGACGAATTCGAGAACCAGTATGTCATAATAACCGGAAGCCAGCAGATGAAGGTGAAGGACCTGCTTACGATGATACGCGAGATGCTGAGCAACAAGATCAAGGTGGAATATGTGGAGCCGCGGTTGAGCCACCATTACGAGATAACGCCTTATTCGTTCGCGCCGAAACTTGCGAAGAAGCTCGTGCCGAGGACATACCTCGACTTAAGTCAGGGCATACTCGACTGCATGCACAGCATCTACAAGGACAAGAACCCGCTGCCGTCGTACGACGGTCTCGTAGTGAGCGCTAAGACAAGGAACAACAGAAGATAGCATGACGCGATATATCAGGTTGTCCTATCCGATCACGAAGGATATGCCGCTTTATCCCGGCCTGGAGCCCGTTGTGCTTGAGCCGAAGAGGAGCATTGCCGGCGGCGATACGTCGAACTCGTTCCGCTTTACGATGTCGAACCATGCGGGGACCCACGTAGACGCGCCGAGACACTTCGCCGGGAAAGGACGCGCGATATCCGAATACGGCATGGATGAGCTTATCTTCTCGAAACCGCTGGTATTGGATTGCCCAAAACAGCCAGGCCAGAGGATCGATGCGCGCGACATAGAAAAAGCGCTCCCGGGCGATTGCGATATTCTGTTAATACGTACGCATTTTTCGAGATGGAGGGTCGCAGGTAAGACGCGATACGCCGAAGAGAACCCGTTCCTTGATCCGTCCGCCGCAAAGCTGATAAGGGAGGGATTTGCCGCCATAAAGGCGATAGGCATAGATACCATTTCAATCGCCTCCGCGACAGACAGGGAGCGCGGCAGGGAATCTCACAGGATATTATTGAAGGACGACAGTTTTGGGACAGGACCTGTCCTTATAGTGGAAGACATGATGATCCCCGAGGGGCTATCGCGACTCAAGTCGGTGATAGTGTTGCCGGTCATGGTCGAGGGGCTCGACAGCGCTCCGTGCGCCGTATTGGGGGTAATCGATGATTAAGGCGGTATTTTTCGATTTTGACGGTGTGATAGTGGAATCGGTCGATATCAAGACGGCGGCTTTTGCAAAAGTTTTCAAAGGCGAAGGCGATGAGGTCGTTCAGAAGGTGATCGATTATCATGTCCGCAATACGGGCGTTTCGAGATATGACAAGTTCAAATACATATATAAAGAGATATTGAGTAGGCCGCTCACGGACGCTAAGTTCGGCGAGCTCTGCGATAATTTCGCGGCTATCGTCCTGGACGAGGTAATCAAAGCTCCTTACGTAAAGGGCGCGCTGGAGTTCCTTAAAGATAGCGTCAAACAATATAAATATTTCATTGTATCGGCTACGCCGCAGGATGAGATAGAAGGGATCGTCAAGGCCCGCGGTATCAGCGGCTTCTTTGAGAAAGCGTACGGCGCGCCTACGAAGAAGGCGGACGCGGTGCGTGAAGCGCTGGATTCGTATAAGATAAAACCGCGCGAGGCTGCATACATCGGCGATGCCATGAGCGACTATGCGGCTGCAAAAGAGAACTCGGTAAATTTCATAGCGCGACTGAGCGGCGGCGAGAACGTCTTCGAAGGAATCAGCTGCATTAAGATAAAAGACCTGTCGGTCCTCGATGGGATAGTGAAGGGATTATGATCACGATAGCTTTTGCGGGTAAACTCAAAAAAATGGAAAACGGACTGAGCCGGGGCGCGCGCTGGTGTTATCTTGGAAAAGATATTGCCCTGAGAGCTAAGGTCTCGGCCGTTCTGGGAGAAGAAAAGAGACTTTATCTTAAAGACAGGCTTCATAAGGTGTCGCTGGATATGAGGCAGCCCTATCTCGACTTTGTCGGAGATCTCGGAAAAGACCGGCCCGACAGGCTAAACTGGTGGGCGGGAAGGTTCGCGTCGAAGAGCCATTTTCAGACGGACTTTTTTCTTCTCGTCTGCTATAAGGTGTTGGCGGCGAGCCTGATCGAAGCGAACGGGGATGGCGAGGAGCTTGTCATATTTGTAGAGGACCCGTGGTTGTTTACAGATCTTAAGGATGAAAATTCCGGCAAATCTGTTATCTTCCTGGGGACCCCTGACCTTTTCTTTAAGAAAGCGGCTTTATTACTGAGGGGGATCGCATACAGGAAATTTTTGGTTTTATGGTTTGTCGTCGCGTGGGCAATGGCGCGTTACTACCATGGCGCTAAAAAGCCTAAGGCCCTGGATTGCGGCGGTCCCGCAGTGTGTATTCTGAACCCGTCGGAGACAAGGACGTTCAAGGGCGGCAGATATGTAGACAATTTTAAACCGGGGCTTTCCGAGCTCTATGAAAAGAAGGGGATAGCGTATTTTTACCTGTATCTCTTTAATTTTCCGCTGTCTACGGCAAAATATCTGCGCAGTAATAAAGATATCCTGTGGCCGCTTATATTCGACGTAAAATTTTCGGATGTTATCAAGGCGGCATTTACGAGATGGAGGATCGGAACGCCGGAAGGCGCCAAGGTCTTTGCCATAAAAGGATGCGGCGCAGCAAAGCTTTTGGAAAGGGAAGAGTGGGTCGAATTCTCAAGCATGGGATTCAATGTCAGGCTCGTCCTTTTTAAAACACTGAGCGCTTTTTTTAAAAAAGGATGGTGCCGGTCGGCCATATATGTATTCGAGAACCAGCCGTGGGAGAAGATGCTCTGCATGGCATCCGCCGCCAATAATATAAAGGCTTTCGGCTATCAGCACAGCTCGATCTGGAAACAGTATCTATCCCAGTTTATCGGCGAAGGCGAAAGCGATATCGCGCCGCTTCCTTACAGGATAATAACATCGAGCGGTTATTTCGCCGGCCTCTACAAGGAAGGCGGGATACCCGACGGGAAACTTGCTGTAGGCGGCGCATGGAGATACGCGCATTGTTCGGACCAAGCGGCCCGGAAGGTGCCGTCCGCCGGGTCTGTGGCCGCAAAACCAGTGGTCATGGTAGCCTTGCCCATAGACCGCTTCATAGCGAAATCCATGCTCGAGAGCGTTCTTAGGGAAGTGAAAACAAAGGGGTTGGGCGCCGCGGCGGATTTTTGGATAAAACCGCATCCCGGATTTTTGAAACAGGACAACGACATGGTTAAGGCGATCGTGTCGGGATACCCGATAGTCTCGAAACCGTTCAATGAATTGCTGGATGAGGTCGATATAGTCATATCCTCGGCTTCGACGTCCGGGCTTGAGGCGTTCCTGTACGGCAGGAAGGCCGTGGCCTATGTCGCGGAGAATCTTCTCGCTTCGGACCCCCTGCTTGACATAAAGGACCCGAATGTTCTTATATGGTATGAAGGCGAAGATCTCGACGCAGGTTTTTTTAGACCCAAGAGCTTAAATAGTGAAGGAATGAAGAACAAATATTTCGACAATATAAACCAGGACGTATGGCTGGAATGCGCTAACGCCTAAGGAGAGGTATCGTATGGACAACTTTATCCCTTTTGCTCTTCCCGACATAGATGAAAACGATATAGCCGAGGTCGTAGACACCTTAAGGTCCAATTGGATCACTACCGGCCCTAAGGCCAGGGCATTTGAGGAAGCTTTTTCTAAATATACCGGCGCCCGTTACGCGCTCGCGGTAAATTCGGCTACAGCCGCTCTGCACCTCGCATTGGAGAGCGTAGGCCTAAGGCAGGGAGATAAGGTTATAACGACGCCTTACACATTCGCGGCGACAGCCGAAGTGATCAGGTATTTTAATGCCGATCCGGTATTTATAGATGTCCGGAAGGAAGACTGCAATATCGACCCCGCGGGAATAGAAAAATTCTGCTCGGAAGAATGCGCTGTTAAAAAAGGCGTCCTCTGCCATAATAAGACGGGGAGCGCCGTAAAGGCTATCATACCCGTCCACATAGGCGGCGTACCGTGCGACATGGATGCCATATCCCGGATAGCGAAAAAATATGGCCTGAAGGTTATCGAGGACGCCGCTCACGCCCTACCCGTCTCTTATAAAGGTAAAAGGGTCGGGACGATATCGGATATAACAGCCTTCAGTTTCTACGCCACGAAGACGATAACGACTGCCGAGGGGGGCATGGCCGTTACCGGCGACAAGGCCCTTTACGAACGGATGAAGGTCATGCGCCTTCACGGTATAGACCGCGACGCGTGGAACAGGTATTCCGGAAACGGCGCCGGATGGTATTACGAGATAATAGGAGCCGGTTATAAATACAATATGACCGATATCGCCGCAAGCCTCGGTATAGGCCAGCTCAAGAAAGCCGACTCCTTTTATGAGAAGAGAAAACATATCGCGCAGATATATAATAAAGGATTGAAAGGCATCAAAGGGCTGGAGTTGCCGCCTCACGCGATGGACGGTAGCTCATGGCATTTGTATATCGTTAAGATCGATTCCGATAAGGTATCGCGCGACGATTTTATAAAAAAACTCCAGGAGAAGGGCATCGGGACAAGCGTCCATTTTATACCTCTTCATATACAGCCTTATTACAGAGACCTTTATAAACTTGCCTCGGACGATTTCCCGGTCGCGTACGATTCTTATAAGAAATCGGTGAGCCTGCCTATTTATACCAGGTTGACGGATAACCAGGTCGCTTCGATCGTATCGGCAATAAAGGAGATATTCGCATGAGCCTTTCGATAGTACTTACCTGCTATAATGAAACGCCGATAATATTCGAATCGTACGAGAAGATAGTCGATATGATGAATATCACGAAGATCGACCATGAACTTATCATAGTGAATGACGGCAGCGCGCCCGAGGCGACGGGAAAGATGAAAGAGTATTTCAGGGAGAAGCCTCATACGATATTCATATCGTCGGAAACTAACGAGGGAAGAGGCGCGGCTGTTACCAGGGGCATGAAGGCGGCCTCAAAGGATTACGTCGGTTTCATAGATACGGATCTCGAGATACCGGAGTATTCGCTGCTTACCCTGTATCACGCCATAGTCTCGCAGAAAGCTGATGTAGTCCTTGGCAGGCGCAGTTATGTCATGAGGTGGGGGCTGAACGCGTTCCTCCGCTACGTGTGCAGCCGGATGTACTTCTGGTGCGAGAGCCTGTTCCTGCATCTCGGCTTTCTCGATACGGCGACCGGGATAAAGATATTCGACAGGAGGAAGGTTCTGCCGGTACTGGATCTTGTCCGGGACAAGAGATGGTTCTGGGATACGGAGATCGTCGCGGAATGCCTGTACAATAATATGAAGATAGTCCAGGCCCCGGTATTTGTCATAAGAAAAGAGAAGCCGAGTTCCGTAAGGCTGGTAAGAGATACCCGTAGGTACCTGTCTTCGCTTTACGAATACAGGAAGAGGCACCTGAAAGCGTCGGATGAGAGATGAAGAGCATAAACCACTGGCACCCGTCCATATATTCCTTTTTTATAAGGTTGAGCTATAGGCGGAATTACCGCAAGCGGTATGAACCCATAGTGGATCTTATAGCCGACGGAAGTTCCGTCACGGATGTATGCTGCGGGGACTGCAGGATATACGGATATCTGAAGGATAAAAATGTAAAATATATAGGGCTCGATTTCAATCCGCAGTTCATAGCATCGGCGAGGAAGAAGGGCATAGACGCAAGGATATTTAACGTGTATGACGGCGATATCCCGGTATCCGACTATGTCATGATGCAGGGTAGCCTCTATCAGTTTTACCCGAGGCACGTCGACATACTCCGGAAGATGTACGCCGCCGCGTCAAAGTACCTGATAATCAGCGAGCCGGTAAAGAACAACGCGGACTCGGGTTCCCCGATAATTGCCTCGTTAGCCAGGGCGCTCAACAATCCCGGCGACGGCACGAAGGCGCATCGTTTCAAGGTCGATACTCTTAAGGTCGCGCTTGAACCGTTTCGCAATTTAATAGTGAAGGAATTCCCGGCGGCCGGCGGCATAGATTACGTAGCCGTGATAAAAAAGAATTAAATGAAAACAGTAACCGATAAAGATAGAATGGGGTGGAAGGATATATTATCTTACGTAGTGCTGGCAGCTGCATGCGTATACTGTCTTTCTATCGGCCTCCCAACGATAAATAACAATATAAACGAATCCAATCTTATCAGGTATTTCAATAACGACGAAGGCTGCCACATGGACCTCATGTGGTTTTATTACAGCGGGCAAAAACTTCCTACTCTTCGATGGGATTACGATTACGGACTTGAGCTATTATATCTATCCGACCTAAGCCGGCTTATTTTATCCCGGTTCATACATTTCGAACCGGCTACATTTGTCCTGATATTCAGATGGATCCACCTCATATCCTGGATACTCGCGCTGATTGCCTTGTGGTATTTCGTCGGCCGCCATTTCGGCAAGGGGTGGCAACAGGCTCTTGCGGTCCTGCTTTTGGCGGCCAGGCCGGCTTTTGCCTACGTGCTGACGAACATGAAACCGGAGCCGCTAGTGCTCTTATTCATGATCTTAGGTCTCCATTACACATTGCTCATCGTCGAAAGGCCCGTGTTGAAAAATATCGCGCTGGCATGTCTCTTCGCCGCCCTGGCGTTCCTGACGAAATTCTCGGGGATATTTCTTCTGCCCGGCATAGTATCGGCCATATACATATCAGAGGTCCGTCGTCAGAATGATCCGGCCTCTGCCGTCGGCTGCAAGGCAATGCCTGTCTTCAAAGCCGCCTGGGCGTTCCCGTCGTTAGTGGGCATAGCATTATTAGGCGCGTTGTTGTCGGCGATCCTGTTTTATGTGCGCAAATCGACGGGATCGACCTGGTGCGCCGAATTCGGTTTCTGGGGCAGTATTACCAACAACAAATACCTGCTGGCATTATTCGCCTGCGGCGCATCCCTTGTAATATTATCGGTATTGATAAAGGCGCTGGAGGCGTATGGTCCGGCAGCCGTAAAAAGATTTACGCGATTCATCAACACGGCCAATTCTTACGCGCTGATAGTCTCTTCCATATTTTTCATAATGATCCTGATCCTCGGATTCAGGTGGGTCATAACGCCGCAGTATTTTATCAATACGTATTCGCAGATATTTTGCTCCGCGTCGAACGCATCGGTGGGCCTGGTCGAGGCTGAGGGGATCGTGCGGACGTTTGTCCGGAACCTGACAGACCAGTTCAGGGCCCTCGATCCCATGATCTGCGTATTATTCTTATCGTATGTCATCATCGAGATATCCGCCGCGAGAAGGAATGCGAAAGCGGCTTCTCTTGTCTTCTTCAAAAGGATGGCGCTTTTGTCTTTCCTGGCGATACCGTTATTGTATTCCTTTTCGATGCTGCGCATGGCGCAGCACCACATGCTCCCGTTCTTCGTCGTGATGTCCGTCCTGGGCATACAGGGCCTCGACATGATGATCTCTTCCGGTTTTAGCGGTCGGAGGACGCTTAAAAAGACCGTCGTCCTGTTTGCGGCCATGCTCTTTCTTGCGGATATAGGCGTAAACGCTTTCGAATCGCTGAAGATGCGCATATACGAGTTTCACCAGAAGGACGACGTCGTATTCGATATAGCTCGGTGGTGGAGGGCGAATTATCCGCCGGATACGCTCATAGTATCCGACCACCCGTCGTTTGCGTATTTGCCCATGGAATATA from Candidatus Omnitrophota bacterium carries:
- a CDS encoding MBOAT family O-acyltransferase; this encodes MDFISIKFAVFVMLALTAFSVCPKARRMSVIMPFINLAFLATFVTDLRQLAPLGLFLAAGFVSIKMIERFPTRANMVAALAAILAVFVYLKKYTFLSFVPALPWPYLMVGLSYILFRVLHLAADIYGGAIKERISSTVFFNYTCSFLTFIAGPIQRYEEFAAQAEAAGEKAVSQDQAFSSFSRMLNGLLKIAILSPFLLAIHSEFLSRVAETRYALTMQSAFITYVGASFFYTLYLYINFSGYMDVVISIGRFFGFDLPENFNKPLSRSRSFLDLWSRWHMTLSDWFKFYVFNPLVKFMTYKRENPALIPYYAVAAFFVTFLLMGIWHGTSYSFVVFGLFLAFGTSVNKLYDIVMRRLVGKKAYGQLCDNGIYAAICSGLTFSYFSMGLTCLWLDFDRLISLFSGLGIAGSAVIFILGGLLAAAIIVSYRALTTIVSGMRRLIWRAAENFYLKQLGLSFKAFVLLLFVVSKLQTVPEFIYKAF
- a CDS encoding phosphoglycerate dehydrogenase, whose product is MKIFVSTSSFGKIDRSAVNMLKKKGCVVSFNPHGRTMSEAEIGAAIKDADGLIAGTEPLTRRVMEGARSLKVISRCGTGMSNIDMSAAGSANIKVFNTPDAATSAVAELTVGLMLGILRKTVAMDASIRKGKWDKSMGSLLCGKRVGIIGFGRIGRSVAALLKPFGCEIAFADPRVNSAPSGIRRMGAGALLRWADIVTIHVSSKDELIGAKELRMMKKGSWLVNVSRGGVVNEDALYGALKDAHLAGAALDVFEEEPYNGRLTELDNIILTPHIGSYARESRILMEREAVQNLLKGLKAR
- a CDS encoding NAD(P)-dependent oxidoreductase encodes the protein MKVVVFGGSGFIGSHVADALSHAGHDVTVYDMVRSPYLAHRQKMVIGDIMDDLLVEKTLKGCDVVYNFAGIADLDEASRKPLESVKSNIVGNSIILEGCRKFKVTRFVFASSLYVYSKAGAFYRSTKQACELLIENYEEVFGLKYTILRYGSLYGPRANGGNFIHKILKQAFDDKRIVRQGDGEEIREYIHALDAARLSVDILSDEFENQYVIITGSQQMKVKDLLTMIREMLSNKIKVEYVEPRLSHHYEITPYSFAPKLAKKLVPRTYLDLSQGILDCMHSIYKDKNPLPSYDGLVVSAKTRNNRR
- a CDS encoding cyclase family protein, whose protein sequence is MTRYIRLSYPITKDMPLYPGLEPVVLEPKRSIAGGDTSNSFRFTMSNHAGTHVDAPRHFAGKGRAISEYGMDELIFSKPLVLDCPKQPGQRIDARDIEKALPGDCDILLIRTHFSRWRVAGKTRYAEENPFLDPSAAKLIREGFAAIKAIGIDTISIASATDRERGRESHRILLKDDSFGTGPVLIVEDMMIPEGLSRLKSVIVLPVMVEGLDSAPCAVLGVIDD
- a CDS encoding HAD hydrolase-like protein is translated as MIKAVFFDFDGVIVESVDIKTAAFAKVFKGEGDEVVQKVIDYHVRNTGVSRYDKFKYIYKEILSRPLTDAKFGELCDNFAAIVLDEVIKAPYVKGALEFLKDSVKQYKYFIVSATPQDEIEGIVKARGISGFFEKAYGAPTKKADAVREALDSYKIKPREAAYIGDAMSDYAAAKENSVNFIARLSGGENVFEGISCIKIKDLSVLDGIVKGL
- a CDS encoding DegT/DnrJ/EryC1/StrS aminotransferase family protein translates to MDNFIPFALPDIDENDIAEVVDTLRSNWITTGPKARAFEEAFSKYTGARYALAVNSATAALHLALESVGLRQGDKVITTPYTFAATAEVIRYFNADPVFIDVRKEDCNIDPAGIEKFCSEECAVKKGVLCHNKTGSAVKAIIPVHIGGVPCDMDAISRIAKKYGLKVIEDAAHALPVSYKGKRVGTISDITAFSFYATKTITTAEGGMAVTGDKALYERMKVMRLHGIDRDAWNRYSGNGAGWYYEIIGAGYKYNMTDIAASLGIGQLKKADSFYEKRKHIAQIYNKGLKGIKGLELPPHAMDGSSWHLYIVKIDSDKVSRDDFIKKLQEKGIGTSVHFIPLHIQPYYRDLYKLASDDFPVAYDSYKKSVSLPIYTRLTDNQVASIVSAIKEIFA
- a CDS encoding glycosyltransferase family 2 protein codes for the protein MSLSIVLTCYNETPIIFESYEKIVDMMNITKIDHELIIVNDGSAPEATGKMKEYFREKPHTIFISSETNEGRGAAVTRGMKAASKDYVGFIDTDLEIPEYSLLTLYHAIVSQKADVVLGRRSYVMRWGLNAFLRYVCSRMYFWCESLFLHLGFLDTATGIKIFDRRKVLPVLDLVRDKRWFWDTEIVAECLYNNMKIVQAPVFVIRKEKPSSVRLVRDTRRYLSSLYEYRKRHLKASDER
- a CDS encoding methionine biosynthesis protein MetW yields the protein MKSINHWHPSIYSFFIRLSYRRNYRKRYEPIVDLIADGSSVTDVCCGDCRIYGYLKDKNVKYIGLDFNPQFIASARKKGIDARIFNVYDGDIPVSDYVMMQGSLYQFYPRHVDILRKMYAAASKYLIISEPVKNNADSGSPIIASLARALNNPGDGTKAHRFKVDTLKVALEPFRNLIVKEFPAAGGIDYVAVIKKN
- a CDS encoding glycosyltransferase family 39 protein is translated as MKTVTDKDRMGWKDILSYVVLAAACVYCLSIGLPTINNNINESNLIRYFNNDEGCHMDLMWFYYSGQKLPTLRWDYDYGLELLYLSDLSRLILSRFIHFEPATFVLIFRWIHLISWILALIALWYFVGRHFGKGWQQALAVLLLAARPAFAYVLTNMKPEPLVLLFMILGLHYTLLIVERPVLKNIALACLFAALAFLTKFSGIFLLPGIVSAIYISEVRRQNDPASAVGCKAMPVFKAAWAFPSLVGIALLGALLSAILFYVRKSTGSTWCAEFGFWGSITNNKYLLALFACGASLVILSVLIKALEAYGPAAVKRFTRFINTANSYALIVSSIFFIMILILGFRWVITPQYFINTYSQIFCSASNASVGLVEAEGIVRTFVRNLTDQFRALDPMICVLFLSYVIIEISAARRNAKAASLVFFKRMALLSFLAIPLLYSFSMLRMAQHHMLPFFVVMSVLGIQGLDMMISSGFSGRRTLKKTVVLFAAMLFLADIGVNAFESLKMRIYEFHQKDDVVFDIARWWRANYPPDTLIVSDHPSFAYLPMEYNNVKYFKSYQKDKVERLRELVYKCHPRLVYYNEWLSGPDKMPFPAEIFPGKAVRFVKIFENAGRPYQKWPGSRFVVYEVSD